In Niallia sp. FSL W8-0635, one genomic interval encodes:
- a CDS encoding ABC-F family ATP-binding cassette domain-containing protein, with protein sequence MITVTNVGLRYGDRKLFEDVNIKFTPGNCYGLIGANGAGKSTFLKILSGELEAQSGNVSLGPGERLAVLKQNHFEYEEHEVLKVVIMGHARLYEVMQEKDAIYMKENFTDEDGMKAAELEGEFAELNGWEAESEAAILLKGLGIGEDLHYKTMAELNGSDKVKVLLAQALFGEPDVLLLDEPTNHLDINAIKWLEEFLINFENTVIVVSHDRHFLNKVCTHIADLDFSRIQIYVGNYDFWYESSQLASRMANDANKKKEEKIKELQNFIARFSANASKSKQATSRKKLLDKISLDDIKPSSRKYPYVAFTPEREIGNDLLRVENLSKTIDGVKVLDNVSFIMNKDDKIALVGPNEIAKTTLFRILAGELEPDSGTYKWGVTTSQSYFPAENSEYFKEDDATLVDWLRQYSPNDQTESFLRGFLGRMLFSGEEVLKKPSVLSGGEKVRCMLSKMMLSGANVLLLDEPTNHLDLESITALNNGLINFKGSLIFTSHDHQFVSTIANRIIEITPNGLVDKQMNYDEYLEDTELQKNIANMYK encoded by the coding sequence ATGATAACAGTTACGAATGTAGGTCTTCGATATGGTGATCGTAAATTATTTGAAGATGTTAATATTAAATTCACACCTGGAAATTGCTATGGATTAATTGGAGCAAATGGTGCTGGGAAGTCTACTTTCCTAAAAATTCTTTCTGGTGAGCTAGAAGCACAATCAGGAAATGTTTCTTTAGGACCTGGTGAAAGACTTGCGGTATTGAAGCAGAACCACTTTGAATACGAAGAGCATGAAGTGCTTAAAGTAGTAATTATGGGTCACGCTAGATTATATGAAGTAATGCAGGAAAAAGATGCTATTTATATGAAAGAAAATTTCACAGATGAAGATGGCATGAAAGCAGCTGAGCTTGAAGGTGAATTCGCTGAGCTTAATGGTTGGGAAGCAGAATCTGAGGCAGCTATTCTTTTAAAAGGTTTAGGTATCGGCGAAGATCTTCATTATAAAACTATGGCAGAATTAAATGGTTCAGATAAAGTGAAGGTTTTACTTGCACAAGCTCTTTTCGGTGAACCGGATGTTCTTCTATTGGATGAGCCTACTAACCACCTTGATATCAATGCGATTAAATGGTTAGAAGAATTTTTAATTAACTTTGAAAATACTGTCATCGTTGTATCTCATGACAGACATTTCTTAAACAAAGTTTGTACACATATTGCCGATTTAGACTTTAGCAGAATTCAAATCTATGTTGGTAACTATGACTTCTGGTATGAATCCAGTCAATTAGCTTCTAGAATGGCAAATGATGCGAACAAAAAGAAAGAAGAAAAAATCAAAGAACTTCAAAACTTTATTGCTCGTTTTAGTGCAAATGCTTCTAAATCAAAACAGGCGACTTCTAGAAAGAAATTGTTAGACAAAATTTCTTTAGATGACATTAAACCATCATCTAGAAAATACCCATATGTAGCCTTTACACCAGAGCGTGAAATCGGTAATGACTTATTAAGAGTAGAAAACTTATCAAAAACAATTGATGGAGTTAAAGTACTTGATAATGTAAGTTTTATAATGAATAAGGATGATAAGATTGCGCTAGTTGGTCCAAATGAAATTGCTAAAACAACGCTTTTCCGTATTTTAGCAGGTGAATTGGAGCCAGATAGTGGCACCTATAAATGGGGAGTAACCACTTCTCAAAGCTATTTCCCAGCTGAAAACTCTGAGTATTTTAAAGAGGATGATGCTACACTTGTTGACTGGCTACGTCAATATTCTCCAAATGACCAAACAGAAAGTTTCTTAAGAGGATTCTTAGGACGTATGCTGTTCTCTGGTGAAGAAGTATTGAAAAAGCCAAGTGTATTATCCGGTGGTGAAAAAGTTCGTTGTATGTTATCTAAAATGATGCTAAGTGGTGCCAATGTTCTTCTATTAGATGAGCCTACTAACCATTTAGATTTAGAATCCATCACGGCTTTAAATAATGGGTTAATAAACTTTAAAGGTTCATTAATTTTCACTTCTCATGACCACCAATTCGTGTCAACGATTGCGAATCGAATTATAGAGATTACCCCTAATGGACTTGTTGACAAGCAAATGAATTATGATGAGTATTTAGAAGACACAGAATTACAAAAAAATATAGCAAACATGTATAAATAA
- a CDS encoding formate/nitrite transporter family protein, whose amino-acid sequence MEIHPIDKAINYALKKKETIDESFLRYFVKAILAGIYIGFALMLCYRLAQPFFDVHSPATYMMTSLFFGMALVLISYGGGELFTGNTMAFAMSTLSGATSWKDTIYNWVTTYFGNLVGALFFALLIYYSGLFSLAPKTTWLMDVANSKMSASTIELFIRGILCNWLVCLAIWIPMNIKGDVGKIMATLLIVFSFMISGYEHSVANMALFSISLIVPHPETITVANAMHNLIPVTIGNIVGGAFFVGALNLYIFPKKKGKPKDSALHVATSRSIAK is encoded by the coding sequence ATGGAAATACACCCAATCGATAAAGCAATCAACTATGCGCTGAAAAAGAAAGAAACAATTGATGAATCTTTTTTGCGCTATTTTGTAAAGGCGATTTTAGCAGGAATTTACATCGGCTTTGCGTTAATGTTATGTTATCGTTTAGCACAACCTTTTTTTGATGTTCATTCACCTGCAACGTATATGATGACTAGTTTATTTTTTGGGATGGCGCTTGTACTAATTTCTTATGGTGGAGGAGAATTATTCACTGGAAATACGATGGCTTTTGCAATGAGTACTTTGTCTGGAGCAACTAGTTGGAAGGATACTATTTATAATTGGGTCACTACTTATTTTGGTAATTTGGTTGGTGCATTATTTTTTGCTTTATTAATCTATTACTCCGGATTATTTAGCCTAGCACCTAAAACAACTTGGCTTATGGATGTTGCCAATTCAAAAATGAGTGCTTCCACGATAGAATTATTTATTAGGGGTATCTTGTGTAACTGGTTAGTTTGTTTAGCTATTTGGATACCGATGAATATTAAAGGCGATGTCGGAAAAATAATGGCTACTTTATTAATAGTATTTTCCTTTATGATCTCAGGTTATGAGCATAGTGTAGCAAATATGGCACTTTTCTCTATTTCATTAATAGTTCCACATCCAGAAACAATTACGGTTGCAAATGCCATGCATAACCTTATTCCGGTTACAATTGGGAATATTGTTGGGGGAGCATTCTTTGTAGGTGCACTTAACTTATATATTTTTCCTAAGAAAAAAGGTAAACCAAAAGATTCTGCTTTGCATGTAGCTACATCTAGATCTATTGCAAAGTAA